One part of the Brevundimonas sp. NIBR11 genome encodes these proteins:
- a CDS encoding ribbon-helix-helix domain-containing protein produces the protein MLKKRSVVLAGHATSVALEPEFWAVLDRIATARGLSHAGLLAWVDETRGRQPLASACRLLALEFAASERVIGER, from the coding sequence GTGCTCAAGAAACGCTCCGTCGTCCTCGCCGGTCACGCCACCTCTGTGGCGCTGGAGCCAGAATTCTGGGCGGTGCTTGATCGGATCGCGACGGCGCGCGGGCTCAGCCATGCGGGCCTCTTGGCATGGGTCGACGAGACGCGCGGCCGACAGCCTCTGGCGTCGGCCTGTCGCCTGCTGGCGCTGGAGTTCGCGGCGTCAGAAAGGGTCATTGGCGAACGCTGA
- a CDS encoding Coq4 family protein: MTMDAAVYPDEFEVLRPQRIRPVRALRAFRKLIRDKEDTAQVFEIMRALTGRSGAKGYGRLLKTVEGGRQAFLRDELALKLDDPDWLGRFGPGTVGGEYRAFREARGFTADGLAETAREVAPEIDAQHPIVWYSRRLRDVHDIWHVLTGYGTDALGEACVVSFSYAQTHNLGFGFIGWGAAREIQREKRSIPARRAVFQAWRNGRRAQWLPGLDYEALFAEPLETARARLGIRPATVYAAVPPADRAALKLRA; encoded by the coding sequence ATGACGATGGACGCCGCCGTCTACCCCGATGAGTTCGAGGTGCTGCGACCGCAGAGAATCCGCCCCGTCAGGGCCTTGCGCGCGTTCCGCAAGCTGATCCGCGACAAGGAAGACACCGCTCAGGTGTTCGAGATCATGCGCGCCCTGACGGGTCGGTCGGGCGCGAAGGGCTACGGCCGGCTCTTGAAGACGGTCGAGGGCGGGCGGCAAGCCTTCCTGCGCGACGAGCTGGCGCTGAAACTCGACGACCCCGACTGGCTCGGCCGGTTCGGCCCCGGCACCGTTGGCGGCGAGTACAGGGCCTTTCGCGAGGCGCGTGGCTTCACCGCCGACGGCCTGGCAGAAACAGCGCGGGAAGTCGCGCCGGAGATCGACGCCCAACATCCGATCGTCTGGTACTCGCGCCGCCTGCGCGACGTGCACGACATCTGGCACGTTCTGACCGGCTACGGCACCGACGCTCTCGGCGAGGCCTGCGTCGTCAGCTTCTCGTACGCCCAGACGCACAATCTGGGCTTCGGCTTCATCGGCTGGGGCGCGGCGCGAGAGATCCAACGGGAGAAGCGATCGATCCCCGCCCGTCGAGCCGTATTCCAGGCCTGGCGCAACGGGAGGCGCGCGCAATGGCTGCCGGGCCTGGACTATGAGGCCCTGTTCGCCGAGCCGCTGGAGACCGCGCGGGCGCGTCTGGGCATTCGCCCGGCCACCGTCTACGCCGCCGTGCCCCCGGCGGATCGCGCCGCGCTGAAGCTACGCGCCTGA
- a CDS encoding SIMPL domain-containing protein (The SIMPL domain is named for its presence in mouse protein SIMPL (signalling molecule that associates with mouse pelle-like kinase). Bacterial member BP26, from Brucella, was shown to assemble into a channel-like structure, while YggE from E. coli has been associated with resistance to oxidative stress.) — protein sequence MQIDRSLIPPAIIGGLIALGLIGAGIAVGGGVVNANTGNRQVTVRGVAERNVEADLAILSLRFTVAGEALPDVQAKIDGDLAKVRTFLRAQGYGDDIITIGRLEVTDTQSQSYAPSDGTPHYIVAQSVTVRTTDVARVAQTERALNDLVRQGVLLDFTAPTYVFTKLNEVRPEMIAEATASARSGAEQFAKDSGAPLGPIKQATQGSFEILAREDVDTESTSLDKRVRVVATVTYQLR from the coding sequence GTGCAGATCGACCGCAGCCTTATCCCGCCAGCCATCATCGGCGGCCTCATCGCCCTGGGCCTCATCGGGGCCGGGATCGCCGTCGGCGGGGGCGTGGTCAACGCCAACACCGGCAACCGACAGGTCACGGTGCGGGGCGTCGCCGAGCGCAATGTCGAGGCCGACCTGGCCATCCTATCCCTGCGTTTCACGGTCGCCGGCGAGGCCCTGCCGGACGTGCAGGCCAAGATCGACGGCGATTTGGCCAAGGTCCGCACGTTCCTGCGGGCCCAGGGCTATGGCGACGACATCATCACCATCGGCCGTCTGGAGGTCACCGACACCCAGTCGCAGAGCTATGCCCCGTCCGATGGCACGCCCCACTATATCGTCGCCCAGAGCGTGACGGTGCGGACCACGGACGTCGCCCGTGTCGCCCAGACCGAGCGAGCGCTGAACGACCTGGTGCGCCAGGGCGTGCTGCTGGACTTCACCGCCCCGACCTATGTCTTCACCAAGCTGAACGAGGTGCGGCCGGAGATGATCGCGGAGGCCACCGCCTCGGCCCGGTCGGGCGCCGAACAGTTCGCAAAAGATTCCGGCGCCCCGCTGGGCCCGATCAAACAGGCGACGCAAGGGTCGTTCGAGATCCTGGCGCGGGAGGACGTCGATACGGAATCGACGTCGCTCGACAAGCGTGTCCGGGTGGTCGCCACGGTGACCTACCAGCTGCGCTGA